Proteins found in one Amycolatopsis umgeniensis genomic segment:
- a CDS encoding purine-nucleoside phosphorylase, whose protein sequence is MSENEVAAAAAIAERTGVEKHDIAVVLGSGWRPAADVIGEPEAEIPLGELPGFVAPGAIGHGGTVRSVRVGEKRALILLGRTHFYEGKGIDPVVHNVRTAAAAGARTVLLTNAAGGLREGFSVGQPVLISDHLNLTARSPIVGANFVDLTDLYSKRLRDIARTIDPSLEEGVYAGLTGPHFETPAEIHMLRTLGADLVGMSTVLEAIAARAAGVEVFGLSLVTNLAAGMTGEPLNHEEVLEAGRQSATRMGTLLKELVARA, encoded by the coding sequence ATGAGTGAGAACGAGGTCGCGGCGGCCGCCGCCATCGCCGAACGCACCGGCGTCGAGAAGCACGACATCGCCGTCGTGCTCGGTTCGGGCTGGCGCCCGGCGGCGGACGTCATCGGGGAGCCCGAGGCGGAGATCCCGCTGGGCGAACTGCCCGGATTCGTCGCGCCGGGCGCGATCGGGCACGGGGGAACCGTCCGGTCGGTCCGCGTCGGCGAGAAGCGCGCGCTGATCCTGCTGGGCCGCACGCATTTCTACGAGGGCAAGGGCATCGACCCGGTCGTCCACAACGTGCGCACCGCCGCCGCGGCGGGCGCGCGCACGGTGCTGCTGACCAACGCGGCCGGCGGACTGCGCGAGGGTTTCAGTGTCGGACAGCCGGTGCTGATCTCCGACCACTTGAACCTGACCGCGCGTTCGCCGATCGTCGGCGCGAACTTCGTCGACCTGACGGACCTCTATTCGAAGCGGCTGCGCGACATCGCGCGGACCATCGACCCTTCGCTGGAAGAGGGCGTCTACGCGGGACTGACCGGACCGCATTTCGAGACGCCGGCGGAGATCCACATGCTGCGGACGCTCGGCGCCGACCTCGTCGGCATGTCGACGGTGCTGGAGGCCATCGCCGCCCGCGCCGCCGGGGTCGAGGTGTTCGGGCTTTCGCTGGTGACCAACCTGGCGGCCGGGATGACCGGGGAACCGCTGAACCACGAAGAGGTCCTCGAAGCGGGCCGCCAGTCCGCGACGCGGATGGGCACCCTGCTGAAGGAACTCGTCGCCCGCGCCTGA
- the hisS gene encoding histidine--tRNA ligase, which translates to MPEYLPTAPAKGTRDFLPAEMSVRTQVFGHLYDVLELRGFLRYDGPILEPAEIYERKSGQEIADQQLYTLTTKGGERLALRPEMTPSVARMIAGNAKSLQFPVRWYSHPNCHRYERPQRGRVREHWQINADIFGSDSANCEIEIFELVHDMMSALGATPDMFQVRANDRNLLSSALTDIVGVTAEQLPQVFTLVDRWEKSDRTKLSDTAAEIGLTEKQFEKLAEILSSGTALLDELPEQVKENSNLVKVLNSGAANLITFDPMIVRGLAYYTSTVFEVFDTSPENRRALFGGGRYSDLASLFTSQQIPGIGFGMGDVTLIDFLDTHELTPKPRSEADVVVIPVVEELTDAAREVAGRLRKAGLRTLTPVELRKLGKELTRADKAGARAVVIVGQEDWDAGNVTVRSLETREQQTVALDTVVPTVTSLL; encoded by the coding sequence GTGCCTGAATACCTGCCGACAGCCCCCGCGAAGGGGACCCGCGACTTCCTGCCCGCCGAGATGTCCGTCCGGACGCAGGTGTTCGGCCATCTCTACGACGTGCTCGAACTGCGGGGTTTCCTCCGCTACGACGGGCCGATCCTCGAACCCGCCGAGATCTACGAGCGGAAGTCCGGACAGGAGATCGCCGACCAGCAGCTGTACACGCTGACCACCAAGGGCGGCGAGCGGCTGGCGCTGCGACCGGAGATGACCCCGTCGGTCGCCAGGATGATCGCGGGCAACGCCAAGTCGCTGCAGTTCCCGGTGCGCTGGTACAGCCACCCGAACTGCCACCGCTACGAGCGGCCGCAGCGTGGCCGGGTCCGCGAGCACTGGCAGATCAACGCGGACATCTTCGGTTCGGACAGCGCGAACTGCGAGATCGAGATCTTCGAGCTCGTCCACGACATGATGAGCGCGCTCGGGGCGACGCCGGACATGTTCCAGGTGCGCGCCAACGACCGGAACCTGCTTTCTTCGGCGCTCACCGACATCGTCGGCGTGACAGCGGAGCAGCTGCCGCAGGTGTTCACACTGGTGGACCGCTGGGAGAAGTCGGACCGCACGAAGCTGAGCGACACCGCGGCAGAGATCGGCCTGACCGAAAAGCAGTTCGAGAAGCTGGCCGAGATCCTCTCGTCCGGCACCGCGCTGCTCGACGAACTGCCCGAGCAGGTCAAGGAGAACTCGAACCTGGTGAAGGTGCTGAACAGCGGCGCCGCGAACCTGATCACGTTCGATCCGATGATCGTGCGCGGGCTCGCGTACTACACGTCGACCGTGTTCGAGGTCTTCGACACCTCTCCGGAGAACCGCCGCGCCCTCTTCGGCGGCGGCCGCTACAGCGACCTGGCGTCGTTGTTCACGTCGCAGCAGATCCCCGGGATCGGCTTCGGCATGGGCGACGTCACGCTGATCGACTTCCTCGACACCCACGAACTGACGCCGAAGCCGCGCAGCGAGGCCGATGTCGTGGTGATCCCGGTGGTCGAGGAGCTCACCGACGCCGCCCGCGAGGTCGCGGGACGGCTGCGGAAGGCCGGTCTGCGCACGCTCACCCCCGTCGAGCTCCGCAAGCTGGGCAAGGAGCTCACCCGGGCCGACAAGGCCGGGGCGCGGGCCGTGGTGATCGTCGGTCAGGAGGACTGGGACGCCGGGAACGTGACGGTCCGCAGCCTCGAGACCCGCGAGCAGCAGACGGTCGCCCTCGACACCGTGGTCCCGACGGTCACGTCTTTGCTCTGA
- a CDS encoding MAB_1171c family putative transporter — translation MNSLFSPLNVVAMALFATALAWRIYQTYRAPRVLPNWAITITIVCVAGSFLAQQKVISGWLDGLTGKGTGRLVNNVLLAIGVCALLIVFLGSALGPRRPRRVLFELIPLSGAIALMLVAMAVTPPRARGLALSPKLVHEPGVALFYLGAGLYLIYGLSACAWWIFRYIRTADRHLRTGLKLSAAGLIALSVGSVFRALYIVIAWAFGPSIPLLLTVAVPLVLLGIVLFLAGITYPGVRARFAALRRRRQHRRHHERLTPLWTALAEVYPNIVLRTTPQGPWERWRPRTVHRHYYRRVIEIRDGLVQLSPYLETDLTALAVDDPRAAAEALKTAIARQTAGEENDGRAKLVLPGGGADIESDVRPLLALSAAVAGNGA, via the coding sequence GTGAACTCACTGTTCTCCCCTCTCAACGTCGTGGCCATGGCGCTGTTCGCGACAGCGCTCGCCTGGCGGATCTACCAGACGTACCGGGCGCCGCGAGTGCTGCCGAACTGGGCGATCACCATCACGATCGTCTGCGTCGCCGGTTCCTTCCTCGCCCAGCAGAAGGTCATTTCCGGCTGGCTCGACGGGCTGACGGGCAAGGGCACCGGCCGCCTCGTCAACAACGTCCTGCTCGCCATCGGCGTCTGCGCACTGCTGATCGTCTTCCTCGGCTCCGCGCTGGGCCCGCGCAGACCGCGACGGGTCCTCTTCGAGCTGATCCCGCTGTCCGGCGCGATCGCGCTGATGCTGGTCGCCATGGCCGTCACCCCGCCGCGGGCACGCGGACTCGCGCTGAGCCCGAAACTCGTGCACGAGCCCGGGGTGGCGCTGTTCTACCTGGGCGCCGGGCTGTACCTGATCTACGGCCTGTCCGCGTGCGCCTGGTGGATCTTCCGCTACATCCGCACCGCGGACCGCCATCTGAGGACCGGGCTGAAACTCAGCGCGGCCGGGCTGATCGCCCTTTCGGTGGGCAGCGTCTTCCGCGCGCTCTACATCGTGATCGCCTGGGCTTTCGGGCCGTCGATCCCGCTCCTGCTCACCGTCGCCGTCCCGTTGGTGCTCCTCGGGATCGTGCTCTTCCTCGCGGGGATCACCTATCCCGGCGTCCGCGCGCGGTTCGCCGCGCTGCGACGCCGTCGCCAGCACCGGCGGCACCACGAACGGCTCACGCCCCTGTGGACCGCGCTGGCCGAGGTCTATCCGAACATCGTGCTCCGGACCACGCCACAGGGGCCGTGGGAGCGCTGGCGTCCGCGTACGGTCCACCGCCACTACTACCGCCGGGTGATCGAGATCCGGGACGGGCTCGTCCAACTGAGTCCGTACCTGGAAACCGATCTGACCGCACTCGCCGTCGACGATCCGCGAGCGGCGGCGGAGGCGCTGAAGACGGCGATCGCCCGGCAGACCGCGGGCGAGGAGAACGACGGGCGGGCGAAACTCGTGCTCCCCGGCGGCGGCGCGGACATCGAATCCGACGTGCGGCCGCTGCTCGCGCTGTCGGCCGCCGTGGCCGGGAACGGAGCATGA
- a CDS encoding helix-turn-helix domain-containing protein: MSPHQTFAQKLSALIDSVRADEGAPHSYRELSAAIDRAGGPAMSPAYLQQLATGKRINPKIHYVEALARLFGVPITYFFEEQEAQPVGEAKLMAMRAQELSPQGRRQVMDLLELVERYERAERDQPGESR, encoded by the coding sequence ATGTCGCCGCACCAGACCTTCGCCCAGAAACTGAGCGCGCTGATCGACTCGGTACGCGCGGACGAAGGCGCCCCGCACAGCTATCGCGAGCTGTCGGCGGCGATCGATCGCGCCGGCGGGCCCGCCATGTCGCCCGCGTACCTCCAGCAACTCGCCACGGGCAAACGGATCAATCCGAAGATCCACTACGTCGAGGCGCTGGCGCGACTCTTCGGAGTCCCGATCACCTACTTCTTCGAGGAGCAGGAAGCGCAGCCCGTCGGGGAAGCGAAGCTCATGGCCATGCGCGCGCAGGAGCTTTCCCCGCAGGGCCGGCGGCAGGTCATGGACCTGCTGGAACTCGTCGAGCGCTATGAGCGGGCCGAGCGCGATCAGCCGGGCGAAAGCCGATGA
- a CDS encoding ABA4-like family protein: protein MSVETLFTWTFPLATPFWLLMIFLPGWSWTRRILSSPWVPLVPLIPYFVLAIAHLGELWTAVSRPDLDVLSAFTGTPYGAATIWAHLIAFDLFIARWMYFEAREHRIHPLVTGPILALTIFLSPFGLVAFLLVRSVRIRSSHE, encoded by the coding sequence ATGAGCGTCGAGACACTGTTCACCTGGACCTTCCCGCTGGCGACGCCGTTCTGGCTGCTGATGATCTTCCTGCCGGGCTGGTCGTGGACCCGCCGGATCCTGTCCTCGCCGTGGGTGCCGCTGGTGCCGCTGATCCCGTACTTCGTGCTCGCCATCGCGCATCTCGGCGAGCTGTGGACGGCGGTCAGCAGACCGGATCTGGACGTGCTCAGCGCTTTCACCGGCACGCCGTACGGCGCGGCCACGATCTGGGCGCATCTGATCGCCTTCGACCTGTTCATCGCGCGCTGGATGTACTTCGAAGCCCGCGAGCACCGCATCCATCCGCTGGTGACGGGCCCGATCCTGGCGCTCACGATCTTCCTTTCCCCGTTCGGGCTGGTGGCGTTCCTGCTCGTGCGAAGTGTCCGGATACGCTCGTCGCATGAGTGA
- a CDS encoding amidohydrolase family protein: MTLQLLLTAERILPRPSTPVEDGAVLIEGERILAAGPRAEVTAQASPDAERLDFPGATLMPGLFNAHVHLAFDATREMLPNFLSSEDTTLRAGAKNRLGQLLRSGVTTVRDLGDRDALGARVRAELAAEGVAAPRLLTAGTPLTVLNGHCHFFGGEVGDDHAIRALIDADAAAGADVIKVMASGGQITEGGADMWESQFDVRELRLIVEHAASHGLPVAAHAHGADAIEASVEAGVRTIEHCTWMTGPQRQDRRDGVAERMAAEGIAACSTSSRNWRMMAERMGEELAKTVYGRLSWLEELGVPLLSGTDAGLPGSVFDDPVGALELYEWLGFGRRRILEIATEDSAAGLGLGDVTGRLAPGLSADVLVVDGDPLADLSALRNLRLVLSRGVVSGDSG; this comes from the coding sequence ATGACCTTGCAGCTTCTCCTGACGGCGGAACGGATCCTGCCGCGTCCGAGCACGCCCGTCGAGGACGGCGCCGTGCTCATCGAGGGCGAAAGGATCCTCGCGGCGGGCCCGCGCGCCGAGGTCACGGCGCAGGCTTCGCCGGACGCCGAAAGGCTCGACTTCCCCGGCGCGACGCTGATGCCCGGCCTGTTCAACGCGCACGTGCACCTGGCTTTCGACGCCACCCGCGAGATGCTGCCGAACTTCCTGTCGAGCGAAGACACCACTCTGCGCGCGGGCGCCAAGAACCGTTTGGGGCAACTGCTGCGCAGCGGCGTCACGACGGTGCGGGACCTCGGCGATCGTGACGCTCTCGGCGCGCGGGTCCGGGCCGAGCTCGCCGCCGAAGGTGTCGCCGCTCCGCGGCTGCTGACCGCGGGCACACCCCTGACAGTCCTCAATGGACACTGTCATTTCTTCGGCGGCGAGGTCGGCGACGACCACGCGATCCGGGCCCTGATCGACGCCGACGCGGCCGCCGGGGCGGACGTGATCAAGGTGATGGCCAGCGGCGGCCAGATCACCGAGGGCGGCGCGGACATGTGGGAATCCCAGTTCGACGTCCGGGAACTCCGGCTGATCGTCGAGCACGCGGCGAGCCACGGGCTCCCGGTCGCGGCGCACGCCCACGGCGCCGACGCGATCGAGGCGTCGGTCGAGGCCGGTGTCCGCACGATCGAGCACTGCACCTGGATGACCGGGCCGCAGCGACAGGACCGGCGCGACGGCGTCGCCGAACGGATGGCCGCCGAGGGCATCGCGGCGTGTTCGACGAGCAGCCGCAACTGGCGGATGATGGCCGAGCGCATGGGCGAGGAACTCGCGAAAACCGTCTACGGCAGGCTTTCCTGGCTGGAAGAGCTGGGCGTGCCACTCTTGTCGGGGACGGACGCCGGGCTGCCCGGTTCGGTTTTCGACGATCCCGTCGGCGCCCTCGAACTCTACGAATGGCTCGGTTTCGGCCGTCGCCGGATCCTCGAGATCGCCACCGAGGACAGCGCCGCAGGACTCGGCCTCGGCGACGTCACCGGACGGCTCGCCCCCGGTCTGAGCGCCGACGTCCTGGTGGTCGACGGCGACCCGCTCGCCGATCTGTCCGCCCTCCGAAACCTCCGCCTGGTCCTCTCGCGCGGGGTCGTGAGTGGCGATTCGGGTTAG
- a CDS encoding phospho-sugar mutase, with protein MTTSLTPDLRDRAFRWIADDPDDDSRVELQNILARAMGGETGAADELADRMSGPLEFGTAGLRGPVRAGPQGMNVAVVTRTTAGVAAWLRAGGHAGGVVVVGRDARHGSEAFAKAAAEVLTADGFAVKVLPGPLPTPVLAFAVLELGAVAGIQITASHNPPADNGYKLYDATGGQIVPPSDGQIEQAIEAAPPAISVPRAPGAEVLGDELLDAYLVKVALLPRGPEREVKVAATALHGVGAETLRAAFARAGFADLHVVAEQAAPDPDFPTVAFPNPEEPGATDLLLALASEVDAELAIALDPDADRCALGVRERDGSWRMLRGDETGVLLGWHVLSTVDDVDPLVATTIVSSSMLGEVAKEFGARYAETLTGFKWLVRAGDGLVFAYEEALGLCVNPGFVRDKDGISAAVLAAGLTASLRAAGRGPLDVLDELAVRHGVHVTDQVSLRVTDLSVREKLMAGLRAAPPAALGGTDVTMEDLLPDADVLRLTGEGVRVVIRPSGTEPKLKAYLQVKQAVTGDLAEARAAADARLAALRADIESRLA; from the coding sequence GTGACGACTTCCTTGACCCCGGATCTCCGGGATCGGGCGTTCCGCTGGATCGCCGACGATCCGGACGACGACTCCCGTGTCGAGCTGCAGAACATCCTCGCCCGCGCGATGGGCGGCGAAACCGGTGCGGCGGACGAACTCGCGGACCGGATGTCCGGCCCGCTCGAGTTCGGCACCGCCGGGCTGCGCGGCCCGGTGCGCGCGGGGCCGCAGGGGATGAACGTCGCGGTCGTGACCCGCACGACGGCCGGGGTCGCGGCCTGGCTGCGGGCCGGAGGACACGCGGGCGGGGTCGTCGTGGTCGGCCGCGACGCGCGGCACGGTTCGGAAGCCTTCGCCAAGGCCGCCGCCGAGGTGCTGACGGCCGACGGCTTCGCGGTGAAGGTGCTGCCCGGACCGTTGCCCACTCCGGTGCTCGCGTTCGCCGTGCTGGAACTCGGTGCCGTCGCGGGTATCCAGATCACCGCGTCGCACAATCCCCCCGCCGACAACGGCTACAAGCTCTACGACGCGACAGGCGGCCAGATCGTCCCGCCGTCGGACGGCCAGATCGAGCAGGCCATCGAGGCCGCGCCTCCGGCGATCAGCGTGCCGCGCGCGCCGGGCGCCGAAGTACTGGGCGACGAACTCCTTGACGCGTACCTCGTCAAGGTCGCGCTCCTCCCGCGTGGACCGGAACGCGAGGTCAAGGTCGCCGCGACGGCGTTGCACGGCGTCGGCGCGGAGACCCTGCGCGCCGCTTTCGCCCGCGCCGGGTTCGCCGATCTCCACGTGGTGGCCGAGCAGGCCGCGCCGGATCCCGACTTCCCGACGGTCGCCTTCCCGAACCCGGAGGAGCCGGGAGCGACGGATCTCTTGCTGGCACTGGCCTCCGAAGTGGACGCCGAGCTGGCGATCGCGCTCGATCCCGACGCCGACCGGTGCGCGCTGGGTGTCCGCGAACGGGACGGTTCGTGGCGGATGCTGCGCGGCGACGAAACGGGCGTCCTGCTCGGCTGGCATGTCCTGTCCACTGTGGACGACGTGGATCCGTTGGTGGCCACGACGATCGTGTCGTCGTCGATGCTCGGCGAGGTCGCGAAGGAGTTCGGCGCGCGGTACGCGGAGACGTTGACCGGGTTCAAATGGCTCGTCCGCGCGGGCGACGGTCTCGTGTTCGCCTACGAGGAGGCTCTCGGCCTCTGCGTGAACCCCGGTTTCGTGCGCGACAAGGACGGCATCTCCGCCGCCGTGCTCGCCGCGGGCCTGACCGCTTCCCTGCGCGCGGCGGGCCGCGGCCCGCTGGACGTCCTCGACGAACTGGCCGTGCGGCACGGAGTGCACGTGACGGATCAGGTTTCGTTGCGGGTCACCGATCTGTCGGTACGGGAGAAGCTGATGGCGGGCCTGCGCGCCGCTCCTCCCGCGGCGTTGGGCGGAACCGACGTCACGATGGAGGATCTGCTGCCCGACGCCGACGTCCTGCGCCTGACCGGTGAAGGCGTGCGCGTGGTCATCAGGCCGTCCGGAACCGAGCCGAAGCTGAAGGCGTACCTGCAGGTGAAGCAGGCGGTGACCGGCGACCTCGCCGAGGCGCGCGCCGCCGCGGACGCCCGACTGGCCGCGCTCCGCGCCGACATCGAGTCCCGCTTGGCCTGA
- a CDS encoding aldo/keto reductase: MTGSMLPTRRLGTLEVGAQGLGCMGMSEFYGQGDDTESIATVHRAIELGVTLIDTADMYGFGRNEELVGRALAGKRDRVVLATKFGIVRDEADPGKRGIRGDEFYVRQQVEASLRRLDVDHIDLYYQHRVDPEVPIEETVGTLSSLVEQGKIRHIGLSEAGPETIRRAHAVHPVTAVQTEWSLWSRDIEDEVVPVCRELGIGLVPYSPLGRGFLTGRFKSKEDFAEGDFRQTTQPRFADGNLERNLAMVEALRALAERKGVTAGQLALAWVQAQGEDVVPIPGTKRRKYLEENVASVGLELTAEDVAAIEEAVPADAVAGERYPEASMKTLSR, from the coding sequence ATGACGGGTTCAATGCTGCCCACACGCAGGCTCGGCACGCTGGAAGTCGGCGCGCAGGGGCTCGGCTGCATGGGGATGAGCGAGTTCTACGGCCAAGGTGACGACACCGAATCGATCGCGACCGTCCATCGCGCGATCGAGCTCGGCGTGACCCTGATCGACACGGCGGACATGTACGGCTTCGGCCGCAACGAGGAACTGGTCGGCCGCGCGCTGGCCGGCAAACGGGATCGGGTCGTGCTGGCCACCAAGTTCGGCATCGTGCGCGACGAGGCCGATCCCGGCAAGCGCGGGATCCGCGGCGACGAATTCTATGTGCGGCAACAGGTCGAGGCTTCGCTGCGCAGGCTGGACGTCGACCACATCGACCTCTATTACCAGCACCGCGTCGATCCGGAAGTGCCGATCGAGGAGACCGTGGGCACGCTGTCCTCGCTGGTCGAGCAGGGGAAGATCCGGCACATCGGGTTGTCCGAGGCCGGTCCGGAGACGATCCGGCGCGCGCACGCCGTGCATCCGGTGACGGCCGTGCAGACGGAATGGTCGCTGTGGTCGCGCGACATCGAGGACGAGGTCGTTCCGGTCTGCCGTGAGCTCGGTATCGGCCTGGTGCCGTATTCCCCGCTGGGGCGCGGTTTCCTCACCGGTCGCTTCAAGTCCAAAGAGGACTTCGCGGAAGGCGACTTCCGGCAGACGACCCAGCCGCGGTTCGCCGACGGCAACCTGGAACGGAACCTGGCGATGGTCGAAGCGCTTCGTGCGCTCGCCGAGCGGAAGGGTGTGACAGCGGGTCAGCTGGCGTTGGCCTGGGTGCAGGCCCAGGGTGAGGACGTCGTGCCGATCCCGGGCACCAAGCGGCGCAAGTATCTCGAAGAGAACGTCGCGTCCGTCGGCTTGGAGCTGACCGCCGAGGACGTGGCCGCGATCGAGGAGGCCGTCCCGGCCGACGCGGTCGCGGGGGAGCGCTACCCCGAAGCGTCCATGAAGACCCTGTCGCGCTGA
- a CDS encoding aldo/keto reductase, which produces MISTRRLGGLEVGAQGLGCMGMSQAYGVRDDDTESIATVHRALELGVTLLDTANVYGAGANEELVGRAIAGKRDQVVLATKFGIVWAEDGGMSARGDAAYVKQSCEESLRRLNVDHIDLYYQHRVDPNTPVEETWGALAELVDEGKIRFAGISEASAETIRRAHAVHPVTALQSEWSLWTRGIEGEIRSTTRELGIGVVPFSPLGRGFLTGSVTSVKDLPADDMRRGLPRFAEGNFERNMAIVEALRELAADKGVTAGQLALAWVQAQGDDVVPIPGTKRRKYLEENAAAAELELSEVDIEAIEKAAPVESIAGERYPERLARAAGK; this is translated from the coding sequence GTGATCAGCACCAGGAGGCTCGGCGGTCTGGAAGTCGGGGCGCAGGGGCTCGGCTGCATGGGGATGAGCCAGGCCTACGGTGTCCGCGACGACGACACGGAGTCGATCGCCACCGTCCACCGCGCCCTCGAACTGGGCGTGACCTTGCTCGACACCGCGAATGTCTACGGCGCCGGCGCGAACGAAGAGCTGGTCGGCCGCGCGATCGCGGGCAAACGGGATCAGGTCGTGCTGGCGACCAAGTTCGGCATCGTCTGGGCGGAAGACGGCGGGATGTCCGCTCGCGGCGACGCGGCGTACGTCAAGCAGAGCTGCGAAGAGTCGCTGCGCCGGCTGAACGTCGACCACATCGACCTCTACTACCAGCACCGGGTCGACCCGAACACGCCGGTCGAGGAGACCTGGGGCGCGCTCGCGGAGCTGGTGGACGAGGGCAAGATCCGGTTCGCCGGGATCTCCGAGGCCAGTGCCGAGACGATCCGCCGCGCGCACGCCGTCCACCCCGTGACGGCCCTGCAGAGCGAATGGTCCCTGTGGACCCGCGGCATCGAAGGGGAGATCCGCTCGACCACTCGCGAGCTGGGGATCGGTGTCGTGCCGTTCTCACCGCTCGGCCGCGGTTTCCTCACCGGCAGTGTGACGTCGGTGAAGGACCTCCCGGCGGACGACATGCGCCGCGGCCTGCCCCGCTTCGCGGAGGGCAACTTCGAGCGCAACATGGCGATCGTCGAGGCGCTGCGCGAGCTGGCGGCGGACAAGGGCGTGACAGCGGGTCAGCTGGCCCTGGCCTGGGTGCAGGCCCAGGGTGACGACGTCGTGCCGATCCCGGGCACCAAACGGCGCAAGTACCTCGAAGAGAACGCCGCGGCGGCGGAACTGGAACTGTCCGAAGTGGACATCGAAGCCATCGAAAAGGCCGCGCCCGTCGAGTCGATCGCCGGTGAGCGTTACCCGGAACGGCTCGCCCGCGCCGCCGGCAAGTAA
- a CDS encoding NAD(P)H-dependent oxidoreductase, translating into MAQLLIVHHTPSPSTQAMFEAVLSGANHPDIEGVDVVRRPALGATVPDVLAADGYLLGTPANLGYMSGALKHFFDTVYYPCLDATRGRPFGFFVHGNNDTAGTVRGIEGITTGLGWERAASPVLVTGEPDKEDLAACFDLGGTLAATLMP; encoded by the coding sequence GTGGCCCAGTTGCTGATCGTCCACCACACGCCGTCGCCCTCGACGCAGGCGATGTTCGAAGCCGTGCTCTCCGGCGCGAACCATCCGGACATCGAGGGCGTCGACGTCGTACGCCGTCCGGCGCTGGGCGCGACCGTGCCCGACGTCCTCGCCGCGGACGGCTACCTGCTGGGCACCCCGGCGAATCTCGGCTACATGTCCGGCGCGCTGAAGCATTTCTTCGACACCGTCTACTACCCGTGCCTGGACGCCACGCGAGGACGTCCGTTCGGGTTCTTCGTGCACGGCAACAACGACACCGCGGGCACCGTGCGCGGGATCGAGGGCATCACCACCGGCCTCGGCTGGGAGCGTGCGGCTTCCCCGGTCCTCGTCACCGGCGAACCGGACAAAGAGGATCTGGCGGCCTGTTTCGATTTGGGCGGCACCCTCGCGGCCACGCTCATGCCCTGA